In Eulemur rufifrons isolate Redbay chromosome 3, OSU_ERuf_1, whole genome shotgun sequence, a single window of DNA contains:
- the ZNF34 gene encoding zinc finger protein 34: protein MLENYHTLKALGFPVSRPRIISQLEQGEMPWVMALPALPHSDSQVKTKHKLSSPREKSSEEELQGLTQEIFPRGNPEAFEFQQTCETEKGAERSWKKFTVKARKKFFPQKRGLGQVVSSLLNTNAVEKYQECNKLDKSLSLGTKPVVPHRDRPGEKASGWRLGGQGFPCQAGLGGPQTGPSGLKTPGCHVCGKSFSKNSHLIRHQKIHTREKPYVCMECGKKFNHNSILLQHEKVHRGEKPYVCNECGKGFRETSKLAKHQRIHTGEKPYRCNECGKAFSGNSNLTKHQLIHTGEKPYNCHECGKAFNQKANLIKHQRIHTGEKPFECKECGKSFSQPSHLIHHQRMHSGEKPYKCNECGKGFSQTSHLVDHQRIHTGEKPYVCTVCKRGFIQMSHLIHHHRTHSGEKPHECSECGKCFSQSSTLIRHQVIHTMESAYELNERGQAFSVS, encoded by the exons atgctggagaactaCCACACCCTAAAGGCTCTGG GTTTTCCAGTGTCCAGACCCAGGATTATCTCCCAGCTAGAGCAGGGGGAGATGCCGTGGGTCATGGCCCTGCCAGCGCTTCCCCATTCAG attctcAGGTCAAGACAAAGCACAAACTATCAAGTCCCAGGGAAAAATCTTCTGAAGAAGAATTACAAGGACTAACTCAGGAAATTTTCCCAAGAGGCAATCCAGAGGCGTTTGAGTTTCAACAAACTTGTGAGACTGAGAAAGGAGCAGAACGTTCGTGGAAAAAATTCACAGTAAAGGCCAGGAAGAAGTTCTTTCCCCAAAAGAGAGGTTTGGGGCAAGTGGTCAGCTCCCTGCTTAATACCAATGCAGTAGAGAAATACCAGGAATGTAACAAACTGGACAAAAGCTTGTCTCTGGGCACAAAGCCTGTTGTACCTCATAgggacaggccaggagagaaAGCCAGTGGGTGGAGGTTGGGTGGCCAAGGCTTTCCATGTCAGGCAGGCCTCGGTGGACCCCAGACAGGTCCCAGTGGGTTGAAGACCCCGGGATGTCATGTGTGTGGGAAGTCTTTCAGCAAGAACTCCCATCTGATTCgacatcagaaaattcatactaGAGAGAAGCCGTATGTATGTATGGAATGTGGGAAAAAATTTAATCACAACTCTATCCTTTTACAACATGAGAAAGTTCAccgtggagagaaaccctatgtgTGCAATGAATGTGGCAAGGGCTTTAGGGAGACATCGAAGCTTGCTAAACATcaaagaattcacactggagaaaaaccgtATAGGTGTAATgagtgtggcaaagcctttagtgGGAATTCAAATCTTACTAAACACCAACTGATACATACTGGGGAGAAGCCTTATAATTGTCATgagtgtggaaaagcctttaatCAGAAAGCAAATCTCAttaaacatcagagaattcatacaggagagaaaccttttGAATGCAAAGAGTGTGGGAAAAGCTTCAGTCAGCCATCACATTTGATTCACCACCAAAGGATGCAttctggagagaagccctacaaatgCAATGAGTGTGGAAAAGGCTTCAGTCAAACATCACACCTGGTTGATCATCAAAGAAtacacactggagagaaaccttatgtgTGCACAGTGTGCAAGAGAGGCTTTATTCAGATGTCACACTTGATTCACCACCACAGAACACATTCCGGAGAGAAGCCCCATGAATGTAGTGAATGTGGAAAATGCTTCAGCCAGAGCTCAACCCTTATTAGACATCAGGTTATCCACACTATGGAGAGTGCATATGAGTTAAACGAACGTGGGCAGGCTTTCAGTGTGAGCTAG